The nucleotide window GTCGCCCCCGGTGCCCCCAAATCCCGAGCAGGCACAGCAGGCCCTGGACAGGGATAATACAGACTGGCCAGACTGGGCTCCATCTGCCTAAACCCCCAAAAACGCGCGCCCCACCCCCGCCCCACGGCCTGCGAGGAGGGGATTGTGTAGATTATACGTTATTAAACCATGCGGTTGGGAGACAACAAATCAGTTTTTTCCGGCTTCTGTGCTGGATCGGGAAAATAATGCATTCTCACCTAGACAGAGCGCTCACGGTACATTCAATTACTTCTGAATacttataaaacacattttgtcttGCACAGACAAAACCCACAGAGTAGTTCCCATACTGCGGTGCATGTAATGAtctaaaacaagcaaaacagtTCGTTATTGAGTGCTTCCAATATTCCCAATATTGCAAAATGCAACATGATACTTCATTTTTGTATCAGTACaggccacaccttctcatacaacgtgtcttctttatcttcatgaccatttacgttggtagattctcactgaaggcatcaaaactatgaatgaacacgtgtggagttctgtacttaacaaaaagtggagacctggcctccacagtcaccggacctgaacccaatccagatggtttggggtgagctggaccaacaagtgctaaacacctctgggaactccttcaagactgttggagaagcatttcaggtgacgacctcttgaagctcatcgagagaatgccaagagtgtgcaaagcagtaatcagagcaaagaaactagaatataaaacatgttttcacttatttcagcttttttcgttaagtacagaactccacatgtgttcattcatagttttgatgccttcagtgagaatctaccaacgtaaatggtcatgaagataaagaaaacaccttgaatgagaaggtgtccagacttttgtccTGGACTGTAGATGTAAATACATATTGTGTTACAGCCCACGCCGGTTTAGATACACAAACACTTGACAACACGCCTTCGTTGCTGGAACAAGTGCGGTTTTATTCAAGAACAGACAGCTCGGCTTGAACTAACGCTGATCACAACAGTGAACTACAAATCATTTTGGCGCCGAGCACAACGGGTACGGAACCAAATCATCTACAGGGTCATTACAGaaagagaataaaaataaaaaataataataaaaaaaaaaaaagaccctggCACCTGTTTTCTGGTCACAGCCCCGCCCTTTTAGAGTATCCACATCATCCGATTTTTTTAGCTTTACTACAACAAACTTCAAAACTAAAAACCACAGAGTTCGTTCACATCCTCACTAGCAGGCGTGCAACAGAGACCAAAGCaagaaaatcaaatcaaataaaacgtTCTAcgcttcttttttatttttacgttTTTTAACTCGTACCGACAcaggcctttaaaaaaaaaagcaggcggAGCCGCGGTGTTCGCCGTTTACATTCCAGTAAAATCGCCGGCCGGCAGAAACGGGGTGAGGTTAACAGTCCCAGTATTTAATAAAAGTGCTAACATATACAGATTTcaagtttatttttatgaaaattacaaaaaaaaaaaaaaaacaccaaacaaaatgaacaagGAACACTGGCAAAGAGAGAATCAGCTCATAACGCGACCCGTCAtcgtcaccatcatcatcttcttcagGTCACCAGAACAGGCGCTTCGTGGGTCCTGAAACCGAAGCCTCCCACACAACCAGAACCTGAAGGGCCCGAAGGGACAATTTTTATTGGTCTGTGACATTTTTTCATGTAGAGCGCGTGGCTCCGCTCGGAGAAACGAGTCCCGTTTCATGACGGGTCCCGCTGGGCTCTTCACAATCCATTCCTCTGGATCCACGCAAGGAAGTTCCGGACCGTACGATCCCCCCGTGGCCACGTTCACTTGGCTAAcgacaaatacaaaaatagcAAGAATTTCCTAGAAACTACGTAAGAACGACAGAACCGCCGCGATGCGACGCGGGAGCTCGAAACGACCAAGCGGGGCGTCAACCGGGACTTGTGGGTAAAGAGCAGCCGCCTTGAAAgattaaagccacgcccacccgcCCGACAGCGATTCCACATTTAAGGTAAAGAAAGGAGAGGAGGCGAGATCCCGCCTCCCAGACGTATTCCGGCATAAATACGCGTAAATATACCTGGTTACAGAGGACCCGTTATTATTAATCCAATAATAAACGTTGATCCGCTCATCTGGATAGTATAAAGCACAAAGGAGAGTATGGAACGTTGCTATGGAAGTGGAGTTTGGTTGCCATGGCTTCCAGAAGGAGCTCTAGCTCTCGGATTGGTCCAGCTGCTTGGGGACGGTGACCAGGCAGAAGGCCGAGGTGCTCCTGGGGACGAAGTTCACCTTGTTCCTGTCGGGACCCAGAAcctgtggctgctgctgctgcaggtggcAGGGCCTGcaactgggagagagagagagagagagagggacgatGAAGCGGGAGACGGGAGCGGGGTGGGGGCGGAGTCAGGCGAGGAGGGGCGGGACTCACGGCGTTTCCTCGAAGGCCTTGACCCTCTCGCAGCCCTCGGGCGGCTCGCGCTTGAACATGTAGCTGTTGTTGGGCTTGGGGGACGAGGCGAACGTGAGGAGGGGTTCTGGgcggagggggagagaggcgcTCAGCGTTTGTACCGGATCCCGCGGCCGCGCTACTCGAGACGACAGTACCTCGCTCTAGGCCGTCGCCCGGCGGGTCGTCGTGGAGACCAGGGCTGTCGGCGTCGTTGGCGATGGACAGGAAGGTGGGCGAGACGGACTGGGAgcggctgctgctgttgctgtggtTACCGCCGCCGCTGGGGGTCTGTGTGTTGACGCTGCGCTGGAATAAGGGCGGGGGGGCACGGTGGCCATCTGGGACCTCCTGAGGCTGAGGGCCACCAAAGACACATCTTATCATCTCGCCCCGCCCCGTAGTAGAGAGACAGCTTCCGTACTGAAGGTTCTACGTGATGCACGTGACCCGGAACTATGAATAACTGTGACCTGTATGTAGTACTCGTCTTCTATATAAACTTATGACAAAACTTGCCACTAGCCTCACTTCTTAACACAAACTCCCACAATAAAACTCTGTAGAACTACAATATTATTCTACCAAGTACTtcaatatataatgtatataatgggtgtcaaaactgcaACGCTTTAATAAAATTCTGTCTACGCAAAACCAATATGTGCAagtaaaatgaccaagatggtgtaaATTGGTGCGGTGAGATTAACATACGAGAGTTAATTCAATGATTTAGGTTTCATTTTAAGGAAATTCGCCCTCTTGCAGTTCTTGACAAGTCTATACAGATACTTTATTGTTCATCTTTCGTATGAAATATAAGAAGTACTGTCCTTGTGTGTAAACCGTATCGTGTACGGTTCCTTGTCTATATTTCGTGTtgtgttgctctggataaacgcgtctatataaatgtatgagcgGTAGCGGTACAGGGTTATGATGAAGTGAACGTGCCTGGACGTTTTATGGTCTtcgtatttgcattgttctgcatgtggTAGGAAGGTCGTTTTAAGTTTACttcgaataaaaaaaatccatatatgCAGGTTACGTAAAGTTATATTTTTCGAAAACGTCTTCTCCATCAAATTATTTGCGGCTCAGATGCTGAAGTGACTATCCTGACAGGAGAACTCACGATCAGGAGCTCCTCCCGCTCGGCCGGGTCCTGGATGATGATGCGCTCGATCTCCTGGTTCAGGCCCTCCACGCTGTTCCTGAAGCGGCACGCCGACCTGGCGATGGGAACCGAGACGAGGACGCTCCTGGGAACGGGAGCCTGACGGGACACGAAGGAACATGACGCGCTCGTCTTTTGGCATCGTGTTGGAGATGTTTATCTGAAATTACATTCTTCACACCAACACCAGTCGTGACagttctcctcctccctctctctctctctctccctctctctctccacagcaCTGGGAGAGGCAGAACAATGCTGAGGCGTTCcactgtctctcacacacacacacacacacacacacacacacacacacacacacacctcctcatgcTGTTGCTTCATTAGCATCAAAATGACCCAGAGATTTTCACCATTTCAACCACACAGCCTCACCCCgtcccctctcgctctctctctctctctgtgaccAGTCAtcagccattttctttttcatgatcAGTACGATCTTCTAGTGATTACGTCCCCAAATGTCCGGTACTTGTGATGCGTGTCCAGTGTAGAGTCTGGTTGGGTTGGTTACAAGTTCGACTGGGCGTCTGGTCAGTTTTACAGGAGCCGAACTCAGCATTCCCGGTACAGAATGGCCGCCTCTAAAGGTTTAAAGGCTGCAGCTCTGTGCAGCTGGGCATCTGATCCGATCCCGACACagaaatgccacacacacacacacacacacacacacacactctcaactcAACTCTCCTTCACATCACCGCTCATCTAACCCAATCAGGTCGTTCCTACATGAGGATCCGGTTTCGCTGGTTCACATCACCCCCAATCACAGCCTCCATTATACTCATTActgccactagagggagctcacacacacacacacacacgttgatgCATATTAGTAGAACATAAGTAATAAAGGGCTGCGTATGAGATAGTGAGAGTGTGTCAGCCGTGAagagggactgtgtgtgtgtgtgtgtgtgtgtgtgtgtgtgtgtgtgtgtgtgtgtgaaccccgTCCCTGAACAGTGAATAGACGCCCCACCTCCCGCTCCGCTGCCATCCCACAGCGGTCGGatggttatttttttcctcgactccctccctccctccctccctcgcgcCTTTCAGCTTCTCTCCCCCTCCAGTCTTCAGTTCCTTTCATTTCAGGAAAGAATGTCGGCCACTTCATCAgcaccgaacacacacacacacacacacacacacacacacacacacacctgctcctgTGTTTTACCACACAGAAGGTAGGTCTTAAgaagtaaaatgtgtgtgtgtgtgtgtgtgtgtgtgtaaggccaGGGCACCACAGCTCAGTggaggaagtgtgtgtttttcttatggtgtgtgtggtgtaggcgcacacacacacacaccactgaaaACAGACCCTGACAGAACTGACAgattataaacacacactcaacagtTTAAATGACCCATTACTCtctgacacacgcacacacacacacacacacacagaacataaaCTCCACTCTGTAACAGGCCGTACTGTGGGGGGTTTCAGCTGCTTCCCATTAAACTTTAATGTGAGGCAGAACAGAGGAAagtccccccacacacacacacacacacaattttaatcAGAGTTACAGCTAAACAGAAGAGAGGCAGGTGGGAATTATTCCCAACAACCTTTGCACCAAAACGTTGTCCGGTTTTACACCGCACACCCAAACAtcgtaaaaagaaaaatacccagaatgcaccaccCGCATCCCAGCAACCCATTCCGCACGACTCCACACCCTAAAACTCATTcctcccgtgtgtgtgtgtgtgtgtgtgtgtgtgaatgaggtaGAAAAGAAATCATATCATAAACAATCATTCTACTCACGCCTAgcaaccagaacacacacacacacacacacacacacacacacacacacaggctaatCTGACATCCTACTGGCCCAGAAAGTACCTGaccgactgtgtgtgtgtaagtgtgtgtgtgtgtgtgtcagtacaCTAGACACAACGTCTGGTTACAACGGGTTTCAATACAGTTTAGAGACAGATGGTGCCAGAGCttataccaaacacacacacacgctacacactatacacacgaaacacacacacacacacagtggctgGCACCTCTGGCACTGTAGAGTCCAGTCACACACTGACCACATGCTGGAATAATTCATCAAGAGAGtgagcaggagtgtgtgtgtgttgtaatttaTTCACTATTTCACCCCTCATGAAGAGAAGTctttcacactctctctctctctctcacacacacacacacacacacacacacacaccccggcACACAGCTGCACCTGGTCTGGCTGTTTAATGTTCAACTCacatcacaaacatacacacatgcaaaaagtactcaaacacacacacacacacacacacacagtcagtagtGTTGGCCgagcggttaaagaagtggccccgtaatcagaacccCGAAcagctaaggtgccactgaggtccccttgatgaaggtaccgtccccacacactgcccaccgGACGCCTGTCACCGAGGCAGAACTATACTTACTCTCAACTAAGTACGCATCCTGCGTTCTTTTATGTCGCTTATTTTTTTCACGCACTCAGAAATTCCTGCGTAACACCGGCGTGATTTTGTAGGGGCGGTGTTGTTTTACGATACAGGCATTCATTTATCTGGTCGGCTGCCTCAACGCTGACCCCTGGAGGTAAGGAGGACACACTCACAATGCAGCGCCCTCCATTACGGCTCCGCTCACCATGTCCAACAAGCCCTGtcgcgcacgtgtgtgtgtgtgtgtgtgggggggggggatgttcAACCAAGTAAAGTCCATCTAGAGAACATGTCCACACCCACTTCACCCTGTTCACTACGGTGGCAATTAAAATACTCTAATATAACGTTTAAACTGCGTAGAGTTCGCAGTGACGGTATTTCAAGTGCTTTTTTGCGAACTTTGCCGCGCTGGCTTTGATAGCAGCAGCTCAGAAGCTCGTCCCCGTCTTTTGGTTTTCCATGTTCATCTGGTTGGTGTCTGAAATACTTCCAGATGGCGCTCTTGTTTTTTCTACATTCTCTAGCAAGCTTGGCgtgtctctcatgtaaacatCATGTCctccctggggcagtggtggcctagcggttaaggaagcggcaccgtaatcagaaggttcgaatcccgatccaccaagatgccaccgagcaaaagcaccgcccccacacactgctccccgggcgcctgtcatggctgcccgctgctcactcagggtgatggttaaatacagaggacaaatttcactgtgtgcaccgtgtgcaaatctatacaaaatgtaaGCATCGATTGGCATTAATCcagccactgtgtgtgtgtatgtgtgtgtgtgagagagagagaactggtGCTCACCTGGGATTGGCCGACGGCGCTGTGGCTGCCATTAAAGGGGGACCTGCGCTCCTTGTCCCgatggtggtggctgtgtttACTGCGCTGCAACTGCTGCCGTAACTTGGCGATCTGAGCAGGACGGACAGGAAGTGCCTCCATAAACTCAACATGAACCCATTCTACACCCATCCACATCCACCTCATACACGTGTGCCTTAAATAAAAATCTACAGgaagcatatgtgtgtgtgtgtagtgcgtgtgtagtgtgtgcgtgcatgtaatgtgtgtgtagtgcatgCGTGTAGTGTGTATAGTGTAGAGTGTAGTGCGTGCTGTATAGTGTAGTGCGTGTAGTGTATTGTGTAGTGTGTATAGTGCGTGCGTGTAGTGCgtatagtgtagtgtgtgtgtaatgtgtatagtgtagtgtgcgtgtagtgtgtgtagtgtagtgtgcgtgtagtgtgtgtagtgtagtgtgtagtgcgtgctgtatagtgtagtgtgtgtagtgtagagTGTAGTGTGTAtagtgcgtgcgtgcatgtagTGCGTATAGTGTAGTGTGCGTGTAGTGTGTATAGTGTAGTGCgtatagtgtagtgtgtgtgtaatgtgtatagtgtagtgtgcgtgtagtgtgtgtagtgtagtgtgcgtgtagtgtgtgtagtgtattgtGTAGTGCGTGCTGTATAGTGTAGTGCGTGTAGTGTATTGTGTAGTGTGTAtagtgcgtgcgtgcgtgtagTGTGTATAGTGTAGAGTGTAGTGTGTATAGTGCGTGCGTGTAGTGCGTATAGTGTAGTGTGCGTGTAGTGCGTATAGTGTAGACTTTAGTGTGTATAGTGCATGCGTGTAGTGCgtatagtgtagtgtgtgtgtaatgtgtatagtgtagtgtgcgtgtagtgtgtgtagtgtagtgtgtagtgcgtgctgtatagtgtagtgtgtgtagagtgtagTGTGTAtagtgcgtgcgtgcatgtagTGCGTATAGTGTAGTCTGCGTGTAGTGTGTATAGTGTAGTGCgtatagtgtagtgtgtgtgtaatgtgtatagTGTAGTTtgcgtgtagtgtgtgtagagtagtgtgcgtgtagtgtgtgtagtgtattgtGTAGTGCGTGCTGTATAGTGTAGTGCGTGTAGTGTATTGTGTAGTGTGTAtagtgcgtgcgtgcgtgtagTGTGTATAGTGTAGAGTGTAGTGTGTATAGTGCGTGCGTGTAGTGCGTATAGTGTAGTGTGCGTGTAGTGCgtatagtgtagtgtgtgtgtaatgtgtatagtgtagtgtgcgtgtagtgtgtgtagacggggggggggttccGTGTGGAACGTATTCCTGAGTAAATTGGGCGTGGCAGCCTCTGCCTGGTTAATGACACGTTAGCATAATCTCTCCTTCATTAACGCGCACAATGGCCGGCGGCCGCAGGACTCGGCCggacacacagtcacattccCAAGCCGGGCTGAAAGGCCGGGCGGGGGGGCAGGCGTGCGGgcctggggggggggctttgtCTGGGGGTAATTGTGACGGGGAGGGTCGTGTGGAGATATACGCTGCATGATAGAACTCGTCTTCCTGTCAGCGTTTAGGGCGgcaacatattaaaaaagaaatttaaaaaatgaataaagatgaCGTGACGCGTGAGTGTagaacgtgtgtgtttgtgcggaAGTGTGCGgaagtgtgtgtaagtgtgaacGTGAGTCCTCTTCTCCCTCCTGCCGGTCCCACACTGACAGGAACAAAGGATGCTGGGAGGCGGACTAGGGCAGAGCGCGACCCTCACCTCCTTCAGCCGGTCCGCGCTGCCCCACGATGCCGAGCGTTTGTGGGAGCCCCGCCTCTTCCCTGCACACTCATCTGCCCAGGAGCTGGGGGTCTGGCAAGAGCAGGAAACGGAAAAACGTTAGAAATCACGGCGAATACGGTAACGACGTCGGGCATGAGAGGAACTCGTACGAAACCACAAACATACAAAGACTGTGTTCCAATAAAAAGgccggtagtagcctagtaggtaactaggtagtatagagagcggtagtagcctagtcaaagtgaagtgattgtcacatgtgatacacagcagcacagcacacggtgcacacagtgcactagtgggtaactaggtggtatagaggacagtagtagcctagtaggtaactaggtggtatagagggaggtagtagcgtagtgggtaactaggtagtatagtgggtggtagtagcctagtgggtatctaggtggtatagtgggtggtagtagcgtagtgggtaactaggtggtatagagggcggtagtagcctagtaggtaactaggtggtatagagggaggtagtagcctagtaggtaactaggtggtatagagggcagtagtagcctagtgggtaactaggtggtatagagggtggtagtagcctagtgggtaactaggtggtatagagggcggtagtagtagcctagtgggtaactaggtggtatagaaggtggtagtagcctagtgggtaactaggtggtatagagggcggtagtagcctagtaagtaactaggtggtatagagggcggtagtagcctagtgggtaactaggtggtatagagggcggtagtagcctagtgggtaactaggtggtatagaggacggaagtagcctagtgggtaactaggtggtatagagggcggtagtagcctagtgggtaactaggtggtatagagggtagtagtagcctagtgggtaactaggtggtatagaaggtggtagtagcctagtgggtaactaggtggtatagagggcggtagtagcctagtaagtaactaggtggtatagagggcggtagtagcctagtaagtaactaggtggtataaagggcggtagtagcctagtgggtaactaggtggtatagagggcggtagtagcctagtagcctcTATACTAACTAGGTAGTAGAGAGGGGTcttcaccagaagacccaggttcaaaccccacttactaccattgtgtccctgagcaagacacttaaccctgagtgtctccagggggggactgtccctgtaactactgattgtaagttgctctggataagggcgtctggtaaatgctgtaaatgtaaatatttttattgtgacGAACAATAATTAAGACTGAAAGCGGTCAGAAACGAGCACTTTGTCCAGCAAGATTTTGATTTTGATTTGATCTTTGGCCCAGTTCAGTGCTCCATGTCAGGGTTATGAAGAAGCCTGAGGTCCAGGGTTTGACCGGGGCCATTTAAAACGCTCCAGCTGCATGTTCTCATGCGAACCAACGCACCAACACTTTATGAAGTGTTTATGAAGCTTCATCtgggttctctctctctctctctccccagtcATGAGTGGGGGCAGGTCAGGGCTTTGTGTTCCTAACCCACCGTGCGCTTGGACGGCAGCGAGTCTCTGTCCTCGCCCAGCCCCCCATCCCTCCGTTCGAACCCCGGACAAAGTGTGGGGAGGGGGTCCTCCGGACCAAAACAGGTGGGTATGAAGGAATGAAGCGGAAAAAGGGACCACAGACAGATTCAAGTGGCCGATGGGCCATCAAGCAGCTGATGTGTACCCACCTGCTACCATCgctgagacatttacatttacagcatttaccagacggccttatccagagtgacttacaatcagtagtaacaaggagagtcccccactggagacactcagggttaagtgtcctgctcagggacatgatggtagtaagtggggtttgaacctgggtcttctggttcataggcgagtgtgttacccactaggctactatcatgTACAGTGGTTGGTTCAAAGCCTCATTTGCTGCCAAATGCATTTAACGCGCGCGATAAGAGCAGAGCACTTCCCACCAGGTCCACCAGAGCACTTCTCGAGGAACCCTGTTGCACCGATGAACGGAAAAACGTGCGATTACTGCACTGAGCTGCCTGGGAACCCAACAAACTGGAAAATTCCACTTCGCTCGCCACCCCACGCAGACACAGAGCACCAGCGCCCTACTGTAAAAACAGTCCCGTCCAGCGTGCGGAGAACACGATGTCCACATCCTCCTTCACAAAAGGTGCCGGGTGAACGGTAAAATATGACCAGCGCTCCATTTGGGTCGCTTCAGAGTTCCATTAATGGCGCGTTATTAACCACCCTCACCAGTCATTTCACAATACAGTTTTAGAACCTGGAGTTTGTGGTCGCGTTCAGGTCTAATACCAGCGCAATTATCGCACACGTGCAATTTCCACTCTGCTTCAATAACGCATATTAATCAGCGACTGTGCATGTTAAAGTGTAAAAAGCACCTGTGGGCAGAACAGCACCTCCAGCTGTGTGGAGTGCAGGACGGGTCCCTGTGCAGAAGGTCATTTAATGTACAGCTAGCAACGGACTCTTTTCTCCCGTTCATTTCTGACATGCTTAAACCGGCCGTCGTGGTTTCGCTTGTGCGTCACGCGTTAACAAGTAACGAcaactacatttatttcttaaaatgcctataatcacatacagtatgtctcaacgggctttgacaggccctacagttggaTCCCCACTCTTGACCCTTccgcacacaaggaaaactccacacaaaaaacctCTAGTAGAGAGAAAATGGTGGGaggaaatgttgggaaggagtgatagagagaggttaGAATGAACCTGTCCAGGGTAGAATGAACCTGCAGGTGgagtcagtgcagggttggtgatgatttgtccaataaaagtcctacagttgtagggttggagaagtccagagtgtagtccagggCATCTGTCCacgtttggaggtgctggacagtgcagtgtaggttttagtccagtgtcatggtctacattacgtgtccattatgatgctactggtccatttgaagatccctgaagctgtagttgttacggtggtggtggctgtggtgaccctctggttcgtttcatgccgagtcctcgtttagcagttgtcaggaaccaggatttatctgctggtctcttcactaaTACAATAATTACGGTACGTtgggtaaaattatggtacaaatacgGTAATTACGGTACTGTTCAGTGGAGCAGGTACGTTGTACGGTAACGGGCGGGATGCGAGGAGGTGCGTGCATGGCCCGGCTCGTTGCGAGGTCCAGGAATCCGGTCCCTCTCGGGCGCGGGCCCCGGCGCCGTAACAGCTCGCctctgtgattttctttttcgCTTTTACGAGGCTGGAAAGCGGCGCGGGGATTAACCGTGCAAACACGCCCAATCAAAGGGcccattctgcacacacacaaccgctGGGCAGCTGCAGGCGCGAACCCGAGGACACGCACGCAACGACCGActtttcccacacacacacactcttctgaTTGATGCACATAAACAAACCTTCTCATGTACCCCGAGCAGCCCGATTCGTTACGGTGCATTGAAATGACTCGTATGGCAATAGTAGAACATCTGGAACACGTCGACAtcaattgttttaaaatgtcacaggCGCAAAGCACTATGGGAGCG belongs to Denticeps clupeoides chromosome 9, fDenClu1.1, whole genome shotgun sequence and includes:
- the fam117bb gene encoding protein FAM117B isoform X2, translating into MSQRVRRNASPTSGYATSAPPSGGSGAPGTGGGVSLFSRLAPIKATVPFQLKPQAQHPLPARAAAAPGGGASSPTPSNRSPTRTVFSASACPLHAHSSSSPSSSSSSSSRGSPVVIPAVLAPGAMRAQGPSPVTVAPPYTNSLQVGVPPCYSPHQQLSWLSDTSSTSSSGGPRARRGPQMQRGSPEHERHSPERSSPSSPVCKERVKVPLPSGNGSIRRTSSLDALTGPYLSGHWPRDSAHSSCGPCVRDEATQTPSSWADECAGKRRGSHKRSASWGSADRLKEIAKLRQQLQRSKHSHHHRDKERRSPFNGSHSAVGQSQAPVPRSVLVSVPIARSACRFRNSVEGLNQEIERIIIQDPAEREELLIPQEVPDGHRAPPPLFQRSVNTQTPSGGGNHSNSSSRSQSVSPTFLSIANDADSPGLHDDPPGDGLEREPLLTFASSPKPNNSYMFKREPPEGCERVKAFEETPCRPCHLQQQQPQVLGPDRNKVNFVPRSTSAFCLVTVPKQLDQSES
- the fam117bb gene encoding protein FAM117B isoform X1 codes for the protein MSQRVRRNASPTSGYATSAPPSGGSGAPGTGGGVSLFSRLAPIKATVPFQLKPQAQHPLPARAAAAPGGGASSPTPSNRSPTRTVFSASACPLHAHSSSSPSSSSSSSSRGSPVVIPAVLAPGAMRAQGPSPVTVAPPYTNSLQVGVPPCYSPHQQLSWLSDTSSTSSSGGPRARRGPQMQRGSPEHERHSPERSSPSSPVCKERVKVPLPSGNGSIRRTSSLDALTGPYLSGHWPRDSAHSSCGPCVRDEATQTPSSWADECAGKRRGSHKRSASWGSADRLKEIAKLRQQLQRSKHSHHHRDKERRSPFNGSHSAVGQSQAPVPRSVLVSVPIARSACRFRNSVEGLNQEIERIIIQDPAEREELLIPQEVPDGHRAPPPLFQRSVNTQTPSGGGNHSNSSSRSQSVSPTFLSIANDADSPGLHDDPPGDGLERGTVVSSSAAAGSGTNAERLSPPPPRTPPHVRLVPQAQQQLHVQARAARGLREGQGLRGNALQALPPAAAAATGSGSRQEQGELRPQEHLGLLPGHRPQAAGPIRELELLLEAMATKLHFHSNVPYSPLCFILSR